A single region of the Ruficoccus amylovorans genome encodes:
- a CDS encoding HAD-IIIC family phosphatase has translation MLNLTAEALSRLDTPALTALLRAAPEPGTVRALWAVVKALPTVDLPLAAALLDVLAAEGMDLETLESSLEKDSASGTSETAPAPMVAWLQASLLEQAGETDAALSAWKVIAESGAYGHPGDALLAVARLQLRTGHPPLALATLREALRRGEESYGFWSRADRLARKLLPKFPMPERPLKIALLGSSTTTFYAATVRVAAVRDGFFPEIYEAPFGTWRQEILSESSGLYAFAPDVVVLATHWRDAGLATFAAEDEAGAVELLSAEEVPPVVAELKHGWGLLRERLGCPVIQHSFDLPAGDSGGALGANAPGGRIRCLRALNERLRREAPPGVAVLDLEALAAGAAGWVDPRQWYMHKQHPALDALPALANACLGLIRAVLGLSRKVLVLDLDNTLWGGVIGEDGLAGIRVGPPQAEGEAYAEFQRYARELKERGILLAVCSKNNEADARLPFEKHDGMVLGLEDFAVFVANWEDKPVNLRRIAETLNVGLDSFVFVDDNPVERARVRQELPQVAVPEIGADPAEFINILAGGRWFEALTLSEEDRVRHAAYQANAERRQLEAAAPDLNTFLRQLRMRVSHGPITEVNLERVAQLVGKTNQFNLTTRRHPAEALRRFAADPAGWTRVFRLKDRYGDNGLVGVVIATAPREGEWEVDTFLMSCRVIGRGLADYMVTTLLRTAAERGIRRVTGLYIPTEKNALVADFYFRSGFAARLDPAEQTRAEGPRHFVFEVGRQDLPAVPEGLFTVSE, from the coding sequence ATGTTGAACCTCACCGCCGAAGCCCTGTCCCGTCTTGATACCCCGGCCCTGACCGCGCTCCTGCGCGCCGCTCCGGAGCCGGGGACCGTGCGCGCACTGTGGGCGGTGGTGAAGGCGTTGCCGACGGTGGATCTGCCGTTGGCGGCGGCACTGCTCGATGTGTTGGCGGCGGAGGGAATGGATTTGGAGACGCTGGAATCGTCCCTTGAAAAAGACTCCGCCTCCGGGACCTCCGAAACCGCCCCTGCCCCGATGGTGGCGTGGTTGCAGGCTTCGCTGCTGGAGCAGGCGGGGGAAACTGATGCGGCCTTGTCGGCGTGGAAAGTTATCGCCGAGTCCGGGGCCTACGGCCATCCCGGTGACGCGCTATTGGCCGTAGCACGGCTGCAATTGCGGACGGGGCATCCGCCGCTGGCACTGGCGACGCTGCGCGAGGCGCTGCGGCGGGGCGAGGAAAGCTACGGCTTCTGGAGTAGGGCCGACCGGCTGGCCCGCAAGCTCTTGCCCAAGTTCCCCATGCCGGAGCGCCCGTTGAAGATCGCGCTCCTGGGCTCGTCCACGACGACGTTTTACGCCGCCACCGTGCGCGTGGCAGCGGTGCGGGACGGGTTTTTCCCCGAAATCTACGAAGCCCCCTTCGGAACCTGGCGGCAGGAGATTTTGAGCGAAAGCTCGGGCTTGTACGCCTTTGCGCCGGATGTGGTCGTCCTGGCCACGCACTGGCGCGACGCCGGACTGGCCACCTTTGCCGCTGAAGATGAGGCCGGGGCGGTGGAACTGCTTTCCGCTGAAGAAGTGCCACCGGTTGTCGCCGAGTTGAAACACGGCTGGGGGCTCCTGCGGGAGCGGCTGGGGTGCCCGGTCATTCAGCACAGCTTTGACCTGCCCGCGGGTGACTCGGGCGGCGCGCTCGGTGCGAACGCGCCCGGCGGGCGCATCCGCTGCCTGCGCGCGCTCAACGAACGCTTGCGCCGCGAGGCTCCACCCGGCGTTGCCGTGCTCGATCTGGAGGCGCTCGCCGCCGGGGCGGCTGGCTGGGTCGATCCGCGCCAGTGGTATATGCACAAGCAGCACCCGGCGCTGGACGCGCTTCCGGCGCTGGCGAACGCCTGTCTGGGGCTGATTCGCGCCGTGCTCGGACTGAGCCGGAAAGTCCTCGTGCTCGACCTCGACAACACGCTCTGGGGCGGCGTCATCGGCGAGGACGGGCTGGCGGGCATCCGCGTGGGGCCGCCGCAGGCCGAGGGCGAGGCCTATGCCGAGTTCCAGCGCTATGCCCGTGAGTTGAAGGAGCGCGGCATTTTGCTGGCTGTCTGCTCGAAAAACAACGAGGCCGACGCCCGCCTGCCCTTTGAAAAACACGACGGTATGGTGCTCGGGCTGGAGGATTTCGCGGTTTTCGTGGCCAACTGGGAAGACAAGCCCGTCAACCTGCGCCGGATCGCCGAGACCCTCAATGTCGGGCTGGACAGCTTTGTCTTCGTCGATGACAACCCAGTGGAGCGGGCCCGTGTGCGGCAGGAGTTGCCACAGGTCGCCGTGCCCGAAATCGGGGCCGACCCGGCGGAGTTTATAAACATTCTCGCCGGCGGGCGGTGGTTCGAGGCGCTCACGCTCTCGGAGGAAGACCGCGTGCGCCACGCCGCCTATCAGGCGAACGCCGAGCGTCGCCAACTGGAAGCCGCCGCTCCCGATCTGAATACTTTTCTACGCCAGTTGCGGATGCGCGTTTCGCACGGGCCAATCACGGAGGTCAACCTGGAGCGGGTGGCCCAGCTTGTCGGCAAGACAAACCAGTTTAACCTGACCACGCGCCGTCACCCGGCGGAGGCGCTGCGGCGCTTCGCGGCTGACCCGGCGGGTTGGACGCGGGTTTTTCGTTTAAAAGATCGCTACGGCGACAACGGGCTGGTCGGGGTTGTCATCGCCACCGCTCCCCGCGAAGGGGAGTGGGAGGTGGACACTTTCCTGATGAGCTGCCGGGTGATCGGGCGCGGCCTGGCCGATTACATGGTGACAACGCTGTTGCGGACCGCCGCCGAGCGCGGTATCCGGCGCGTGACCGGCTTATATATCCCGACGGAGAAAAACGCTTTGGTGGCGGATTTTTATTTCCGCTCCGGCTTTGCCGCCCGACTCGATCCCGCCGAGCAGACCCGGGCCGAAGGACCCCGGCATTTTGTCTTCGAGGTGGGGCGGCAGGATCTCCCCGCCGTGCCCGAGGGGTTGTTTACCGTATCGGAGTAG
- a CDS encoding diaminopimelate decarboxylase, whose amino-acid sequence MVKETLKFLTPESVRQIAEEFGTPVYVYDEAALTRHAEAALAFPNAFGLTVRFAMKAAPNAAILRVFHRLGLHIDASSGFEVKRALRAGIPAEHISLSTQEFPEDFAQLYKHGIRFNACSLAQLERFGELFPGCRCGLRVNPGLGSGGTGKTNVGGPHSSFGIWHEWLGEAEAIVAKYGLSIIRIHTHIGSGSDPAVWERVALMSLETVKRFPDVVTLNLGGGYKVARMASEKATDLQAIGQPVKAAFEALAAETGRKLKLEIEPGTFLVANAGALVSMVRDVVRTGGPDGMHFLKLDSGMTEILRPSLYAAQHPLVIVPAQERDSSAEREYLVVGHCCESGDILTTGMDDPEALLPRCLPETFPGDLCVVEGAGAYCAAMSAKNYNSFPEAPEVLVGLDGRARLIRRRQHPDQIVQNEVDPGE is encoded by the coding sequence ATGGTCAAGGAGACCCTGAAATTTCTCACACCCGAAAGTGTCCGCCAGATCGCGGAAGAGTTTGGCACGCCCGTTTACGTGTATGACGAAGCCGCGTTGACACGCCATGCGGAGGCCGCGCTGGCCTTCCCGAACGCCTTCGGGTTGACGGTCCGCTTCGCCATGAAGGCCGCCCCCAACGCCGCCATCCTGCGCGTGTTTCACCGGCTCGGGCTGCACATCGACGCTTCCAGCGGATTCGAGGTCAAACGCGCTCTGCGGGCGGGCATCCCGGCCGAGCACATTTCGCTCAGCACACAGGAGTTTCCCGAAGACTTTGCCCAGCTCTACAAGCACGGCATCCGCTTCAACGCCTGCTCGCTGGCCCAGCTTGAGCGCTTCGGCGAGCTGTTTCCCGGCTGCCGCTGCGGCCTGCGGGTAAATCCCGGCCTCGGCTCCGGCGGCACCGGCAAGACCAACGTGGGCGGCCCGCATTCCAGCTTTGGCATCTGGCACGAGTGGCTGGGCGAGGCCGAAGCCATCGTGGCCAAGTACGGGCTGAGCATCATCCGCATCCACACGCACATCGGCTCGGGCAGCGACCCGGCGGTGTGGGAGCGCGTCGCGCTGATGAGCCTGGAAACGGTGAAGCGCTTCCCCGACGTGGTGACGCTCAACCTCGGCGGAGGCTACAAGGTGGCCCGCATGGCGAGCGAAAAGGCGACCGACCTGCAAGCCATCGGGCAGCCGGTGAAGGCGGCCTTCGAGGCTCTGGCGGCGGAAACGGGCCGCAAGCTCAAGCTTGAGATCGAACCGGGGACTTTCCTCGTGGCCAACGCCGGGGCGCTTGTCTCAATGGTCCGTGATGTGGTCCGCACGGGCGGACCGGACGGCATGCATTTTCTCAAGCTCGACTCCGGCATGACGGAGATACTGCGCCCCTCGCTCTACGCGGCCCAGCATCCGCTGGTCATCGTCCCGGCGCAGGAGCGCGACAGCTCCGCCGAGCGCGAGTACCTCGTGGTCGGGCACTGCTGCGAGTCGGGGGACATTCTCACGACTGGGATGGACGACCCCGAGGCGCTTTTGCCCCGCTGTCTGCCGGAGACATTCCCCGGCGACCTGTGTGTGGTCGAGGGAGCGGGGGCGTACTGCGCGGCCATGTCGGCGAAAAATTACAACTCCTTTCCCGAGGCACCGGAAGTGCTTGTCGGCCTGGACGGGCGTGCGCGCCTCATCCGTCGTCGTCAGCACCCCGACCAGATCGTGCAAAACGAGGTCGATCCGGGCGAGTGA